One genomic window of Anaerolineae bacterium includes the following:
- a CDS encoding putative ROK-family transcriptional regulator: protein MELPLGMIPQKGKAALAVDLGGTKTAGALIDDSGSILFSHQERTVQSGPEEGMVQIIELLEEIIRQSRISRDEIAGIGIGIPAVLESETDLVLWAPNLNGWRNVPLRSKLEQHFNLPTRIEYDGHTAVLGEWWQGNGRGYRSLMNIIIGTGVGGGLILNERLIRGSSRLAGAIGWFVIRNTQTSQQEIEQALGRWEAWVAGPALARQAQALLAKKQGSTSSLQAFGHEVTAKEIFAAASKGDTLARHILSDWSELVGIGIANVVSLVNPDVVILGGGVGCNAAEWIPRIQATVQKYAQPFSAQQVRILVSSLGNRAGLLGAAYALFYRLEQEKTLNLGKEVQQA, encoded by the coding sequence ATGGAGCTTCCATTAGGCATGATACCTCAAAAAGGTAAAGCTGCTTTAGCCGTCGACCTGGGTGGGACGAAGACAGCAGGAGCTCTAATTGATGATTCGGGCAGCATTCTCTTCTCCCACCAAGAGAGAACTGTCCAGTCTGGACCTGAAGAAGGAATGGTCCAGATTATTGAACTATTGGAAGAAATCATTCGACAAAGTCGAATATCCAGAGATGAAATAGCCGGCATTGGGATAGGAATCCCTGCCGTGCTGGAATCAGAAACCGACTTAGTTCTCTGGGCTCCGAACTTAAACGGTTGGAGAAACGTACCGCTCAGATCGAAATTAGAGCAACATTTTAATCTACCAACCCGAATTGAATATGACGGTCATACCGCAGTATTGGGTGAATGGTGGCAAGGAAATGGGAGAGGTTATCGCTCATTAATGAATATCATCATCGGCACCGGTGTAGGGGGTGGGCTAATTTTAAATGAGCGTCTAATCCGAGGCTCTAGCCGATTAGCCGGAGCAATTGGTTGGTTTGTGATCAGAAATACCCAAACCTCTCAACAGGAGATTGAACAGGCTTTGGGTAGATGGGAAGCCTGGGTGGCTGGACCAGCTCTAGCTCGCCAGGCTCAAGCTCTCTTAGCAAAAAAGCAAGGCTCAACATCAAGTTTGCAAGCATTCGGGCACGAGGTTACTGCCAAGGAGATCTTTGCCGCTGCCAGCAAAGGAGATACCCTAGCCAGACACATATTGAGCGATTGGTCAGAGTTGGTAGGAATAGGTATCGCCAATGTGGTGAGCCTGGTTAATCCCGATGTTGTTATCTTGGGTGGAGGAGTCGGTTGCAATGCGGCTGAATGGATACCCCGCATACAAGCTACTGTCCAGAAATATGCGCAACCATTCTCCGCTCAACAAGTCAGAATCCTGGTCTCCTCTTTAGGAAATCGGGCAGGTCTGTTAGGAGCAGCCTATGCTCTGTTCTACCGCCTGGAACAGGAGAAGACACTCAATTTAGGAAAGGAGGTGCAACAGGCTTAA
- a CDS encoding putative transcriptional regulator of N-Acetylglucosamine utilization, GntR family has protein sequence MVLVQPLNKNSHIPLYLQLSAQLVRKIESGELKPGDRLLSERELAEALGVSRITARLAIQELLKSGMVYREQGRGTFVAESRMRDVQGFTSFTEDMKSRGLIPGSRILKQEIISVDENLARILHLEPGDPALLLERVRLANERPVALQTAYLPYRMVPGLENVNLTNRSLFEVLRERYYIYPAWTEAVVEAASALPEEAHLLNLKTGEAVLVVKGLTFTETFEIVESVRTIYPGKGLALYIGRQRIGNLSGGL, from the coding sequence ATGGTTTTAGTTCAGCCGCTCAATAAAAACAGTCACATACCTCTTTACTTACAACTTTCAGCTCAACTGGTTCGAAAGATTGAGAGTGGTGAATTGAAACCCGGCGACAGGCTTCTCTCCGAACGGGAACTGGCTGAAGCGCTCGGCGTTAGCCGCATCACAGCCCGACTGGCCATTCAAGAACTTCTCAAGAGTGGTATGGTGTATCGGGAACAAGGTCGAGGCACCTTCGTTGCAGAATCGCGGATGCGGGATGTGCAGGGATTTACCAGTTTTACCGAAGATATGAAATCTCGCGGACTAATACCGGGATCTCGTATCCTGAAACAGGAAATCATCTCTGTCGATGAGAATCTTGCTCGCATATTACACCTGGAACCTGGCGACCCAGCCCTTCTATTGGAGCGCGTCCGTCTGGCTAATGAACGCCCCGTGGCTCTCCAAACAGCCTACCTTCCTTACCGAATGGTGCCGGGGCTGGAAAATGTCAACCTGACCAATCGTTCACTCTTTGAGGTTTTGCGAGAGCGATACTACATTTATCCTGCCTGGACTGAGGCGGTTGTTGAAGCTGCTTCAGCATTACCAGAAGAGGCTCACCTGCTTAACCTGAAAACAGGTGAAGCTGTGTTGGTCGTCAAGGGATTAACATTTACCGAAACTTTCGAAATCGTTGAAAGCGTCCGCACAATTTATCCGGGTAAAGGATTAGCCCTCTATATTGGCCGTCAAAGAATCGGTAATCTTAGCGGAGGTCTCTAA
- a CDS encoding Cell division protein FtsH: MNPSRNRSSLVYLLLFVAIIVLVVYQFQQSPTTQEVIPINKVANDIQSGLVERIVEDNNRLRVIYADGTERYSHKESETTLVEQLKAFGVSTEQLAASNIKIEVKPPSPWVGLATILGYVLPFLFLAGVFWFVFRQAQGSNNAAMSFGKSRARMFTGDQPKVTFQDVAGVEEAKEELQEVVEFLREPEKFISLGARIPKGVLLVGPPGTGKTLLAKAVSGEAGVPFFSISGSEFVEMFVGVGASRVRDLFDQAKRHSPCIVFVDEIDAVGRQRGAGLGGSHDEREQTLNQMLVEMDGFDTDTNVIIVAATNRPDILDPALLRPGRFDRRVILDRPDMRGREAILKVHTRGKPLAPDVDLAVIARSTPGFVGADLENLVNEAAILAARRNKKMIGQAELEEAIERVIAGPERKSRLISAEEKRIVAYHEAGHAVVMNALPEADPVHKVSIIARGMAGGYTMALPEEDRTLMPRKKMIADMVGLLGGRAAEELVFDDITSGAANDLERVTRMARSMVTRLGMSEELGPLVYGQKEELIFLGREIAEQRDYSEAVAQKIDEEVRKLVNQAYERAKAILIQYRDKLDAVAQRLLEVETISREEFEAIFPPPFSKNGGTPVPVGQNQQPVGQPA; encoded by the coding sequence GTGAACCCGTCTCGTAATCGATCTTCTCTGGTATATCTCCTGTTGTTTGTGGCGATTATCGTCCTGGTGGTATACCAGTTCCAACAGAGTCCCACAACGCAGGAAGTTATCCCAATTAACAAAGTTGCCAACGACATTCAAAGTGGACTGGTAGAACGCATTGTCGAGGACAACAATCGGCTGCGGGTGATTTATGCAGATGGCACAGAGCGCTATTCCCATAAAGAGTCCGAAACAACGCTGGTTGAACAACTCAAAGCCTTCGGGGTTAGCACCGAACAGTTAGCGGCAAGCAACATCAAAATAGAAGTAAAACCTCCTTCGCCCTGGGTCGGATTAGCGACCATTCTCGGTTATGTCTTGCCGTTTCTGTTTCTGGCCGGGGTGTTCTGGTTTGTCTTTCGTCAGGCGCAGGGTAGCAACAATGCCGCCATGTCCTTCGGCAAATCCAGAGCGCGCATGTTTACCGGCGACCAACCTAAAGTCACCTTCCAGGATGTAGCCGGGGTAGAAGAAGCGAAAGAAGAACTCCAGGAAGTGGTCGAGTTTCTGCGCGAGCCGGAGAAATTCATCTCGCTCGGGGCGCGCATTCCGAAGGGGGTTTTGCTGGTTGGGCCACCCGGCACCGGCAAGACTTTGCTTGCCAAAGCGGTAAGCGGTGAAGCAGGGGTGCCGTTCTTCTCGATCTCCGGCTCGGAGTTCGTTGAGATGTTCGTGGGTGTCGGCGCCAGCCGCGTGCGCGATCTTTTCGATCAAGCCAAGCGGCATTCGCCGTGCATCGTTTTCGTGGATGAGATCGACGCTGTGGGTCGTCAGCGCGGCGCCGGTTTGGGCGGCAGTCACGATGAGCGTGAACAAACCCTCAATCAGATGTTGGTCGAAATGGACGGCTTCGATACCGATACGAATGTGATCATTGTCGCTGCCACCAACCGCCCGGATATCCTCGACCCAGCCTTGTTGCGCCCTGGGCGCTTCGACCGGCGGGTGATCCTTGACCGCCCCGATATGCGCGGCCGCGAAGCGATCCTGAAAGTTCACACGCGCGGCAAACCGCTGGCGCCGGATGTCGATCTGGCTGTCATTGCCCGCTCAACACCGGGCTTTGTCGGCGCAGATTTGGAAAACCTGGTGAACGAAGCGGCCATTCTCGCCGCGCGGCGCAACAAGAAAATGATCGGGCAGGCAGAACTGGAAGAAGCAATTGAGCGGGTGATTGCTGGTCCTGAACGCAAGAGTCGGCTGATCAGCGCAGAGGAAAAGCGCATCGTGGCTTACCACGAAGCCGGTCATGCCGTGGTCATGAACGCGCTGCCCGAAGCCGATCCGGTGCATAAGGTTTCGATCATTGCCCGCGGCATGGCTGGGGGCTACACCATGGCATTGCCCGAAGAAGACCGCACGCTGATGCCGCGCAAGAAGATGATCGCTGACATGGTCGGTTTACTGGGCGGACGCGCCGCAGAAGAGCTGGTTTTCGATGACATTACTTCTGGCGCAGCCAATGATCTGGAGCGAGTAACCCGCATGGCTCGTTCGATGGTCACCCGCCTCGGCATGAGTGAAGAATTAGGACCGCTTGTTTACGGTCAAAAGGAAGAGTTAATCTTCCTCGGGCGGGAAATTGCCGAACAACGCGACTACTCTGAAGCCGTGGCACAAAAGATCGATGAAGAAGTGCGTAAGCTGGTCAATCAGGCTTACGAACGCGCTAAAGCGATCCTCATTCAATACCGAGACAAACTGGATGCCGTCGCCCAGCGCCTTCTGGAGGTGGAGACCATCTCGCGCGAAGAGTTCGAAGCGATCTTTCCTCCTCCATTCAGTAAAAATGGAGGCACGCCAGTGCCGGTGGGGCAAAACCAACAACCCGTCGGACAACCAGCATAG
- a CDS encoding 3-oxoacyl-[acyl-carrier-protein] synthase, KASIII — translation MARYAHITGWGMAIPQKVLTNSDLEKMVETSNEWIVSRTGISERRIAAENDSSASLAVQAAIKALEVANVHPLDVDLIIVATSSPEHIFPATACIVQDQIGAKRAGAFDLSAACTGFIFALDMAAAAIRSGSVNTVLVIGAETLSRFVDWSDRNTCILFGDGAGAFVLQASEEFGGILSGVMRSDGSGAELLTLPAGGSKMPANLNTVQNGQHFIRMNGREVFRFATRVMTQATLEVVQKANLTLQDVQIIIPHQANQRIIETAAKNLNFPPEKIISNIHRYGNTSTASVPIATCEAIQEGRLKAGDTVVFVGFGAGLTWGAVLARWSGPLPVKKRVYPRRYRWFARLRSRLLRLWRRLEGLLWGKNAA, via the coding sequence ATGGCAAGATACGCCCACATCACCGGTTGGGGGATGGCGATTCCGCAAAAAGTATTAACCAACTCCGATCTGGAAAAGATGGTCGAGACCTCGAATGAGTGGATTGTCTCGCGCACCGGCATTTCTGAACGGAGAATTGCCGCCGAGAACGATTCTTCAGCTTCTCTGGCGGTTCAAGCGGCAATTAAAGCGTTAGAAGTTGCCAACGTGCATCCTCTAGATGTAGATTTGATTATCGTTGCAACATCTTCTCCAGAGCACATCTTCCCAGCAACGGCCTGCATTGTCCAGGATCAAATTGGCGCCAAACGCGCCGGAGCATTTGATTTATCGGCCGCCTGTACCGGCTTTATCTTCGCCCTGGATATGGCTGCGGCGGCAATTCGCAGCGGCTCGGTCAACACAGTCCTGGTGATTGGCGCCGAAACCCTCTCGCGTTTTGTTGATTGGAGCGACCGCAATACCTGTATTCTCTTTGGGGATGGAGCCGGTGCCTTCGTACTTCAGGCAAGCGAAGAGTTTGGAGGCATTCTCTCCGGGGTGATGCGCTCGGATGGCTCCGGCGCAGAATTACTCACGCTTCCAGCCGGAGGAAGCAAAATGCCCGCCAACCTGAATACCGTACAAAACGGGCAACATTTTATCCGTATGAACGGTCGCGAAGTCTTCCGCTTCGCGACGCGTGTCATGACTCAAGCCACCCTGGAGGTCGTCCAGAAAGCCAATTTAACTCTTCAAGATGTCCAAATCATCATTCCGCATCAAGCCAACCAACGGATCATCGAGACAGCCGCAAAAAATCTCAATTTTCCCCCGGAGAAAATCATCTCCAATATTCATCGCTATGGCAATACCTCGACCGCTTCGGTGCCAATTGCCACCTGCGAAGCCATTCAGGAGGGTAGACTCAAAGCCGGCGATACCGTGGTATTTGTTGGCTTTGGCGCTGGCCTGACCTGGGGAGCTGTGCTTGCCAGATGGAGTGGACCACTGCCGGTCAAGAAACGCGTCTACCCGCGCCGTTACCGCTGGTTTGCCCGTTTGCGTTCCCGCCTTCTGCGCCTATGGCGCCGCCTGGAAGGCTTGTTATGGGGTAAAAACGCAGCCTAG
- a CDS encoding 3-oxoacyl-[acyl-carrier-protein] synthase, KASII — protein MRRRVVVTGLGCISPVGNDIHSLWESISRGISGVGPITHFDASEHKSKIAAEVKNFDPVALFGNREARKMDRYTQFALAAAQQALDQAQLTIHDSNRDRIGVVIGTGIGGIHTLIEQYQVFLERGPSRVSPFLVPMMLPDSAGSMVAIQFGLRGPNLAVITACATGNNAIGEATEMIRRGQADVMLAGGSEAAILPVAMAGMNVMGALSTRNDDPPRASRPFDLHRDGFVMGEGAAVLVLEELDFAKGRGATILAEICGYGHTNDAYHVSAPAENGYGAALCMRQALENANLSVDQIDYINAHGTSTPLNDKSETAAIKTVFGEQAYKVPVSSTKSMTGHLLGASGALEAVICVLVLEHQFIPPTINYETPDPECDLDYVPNRGRAVMVKHILSNSFGFGGHNASIILGQFQE, from the coding sequence CTTTGGGAGTCCATATCCAGAGGAATTTCGGGAGTAGGTCCCATCACCCATTTTGACGCGTCAGAACATAAGTCCAAAATTGCTGCCGAAGTGAAAAATTTCGATCCCGTAGCTCTGTTTGGAAACCGTGAAGCGCGCAAGATGGATCGCTATACCCAATTTGCACTGGCGGCTGCCCAGCAAGCTCTCGATCAGGCCCAACTCACCATCCATGACTCGAACCGGGATCGCATTGGCGTTGTGATCGGCACCGGCATTGGTGGCATCCACACCCTGATCGAACAATATCAGGTGTTTCTAGAGAGGGGTCCCAGTCGAGTCAGTCCTTTCCTGGTGCCAATGATGTTACCTGATAGCGCCGGCAGTATGGTTGCGATTCAATTTGGTCTGCGCGGTCCTAACCTGGCAGTCATCACAGCCTGCGCAACGGGAAACAATGCTATCGGCGAAGCAACCGAAATGATCCGCCGGGGACAGGCCGATGTTATGCTGGCCGGTGGAAGCGAAGCTGCCATCCTACCGGTGGCAATGGCGGGCATGAACGTCATGGGTGCCCTCTCCACCCGCAACGACGACCCACCGCGCGCTTCGCGCCCATTTGACCTGCATCGGGACGGATTTGTGATGGGAGAAGGGGCAGCCGTGCTGGTGTTGGAAGAACTGGACTTTGCCAAAGGACGGGGCGCCACCATTCTGGCGGAGATCTGTGGGTATGGGCATACCAACGACGCCTATCACGTGTCAGCCCCGGCTGAAAACGGTTACGGGGCAGCGTTGTGCATGCGCCAGGCTCTCGAAAACGCCAATCTATCGGTTGACCAGATTGATTACATCAATGCGCATGGCACCAGCACGCCACTTAACGATAAAAGCGAAACCGCCGCAATTAAGACGGTATTTGGTGAACAGGCTTACAAAGTGCCGGTCTCCTCAACCAAATCCATGACCGGCCATTTGCTGGGCGCCTCGGGTGCATTGGAGGCTGTCATCTGTGTACTGGTCCTCGAACACCAATTCATCCCTCCGACGATAAACTATGAGACTCCTGATCCCGAATGTGATTTAGATTATGTGCCCAATCGTGGGCGGGCGGTAATGGTGAAACATATCCTGTCTAACTCCTTTGGCTTTGGCGGACACAACGCCTCGATCATTCTCGGCCAGTTTCAGGAGTAA